The sequence ttattttaataaatcccTTTTTCTAgcacattttgtattttaataaagtggCAATTTTTAAACCACCGTTATTcagttattgtaaatattttcagacTTGAGCATGATGGGAATAGCCGTACCTAGATTAAATGTTCGTTCGCCATCCAGAAAACGTTCCATGCCAACTACCAACGGTACGCACGACCgctgtaagtaaaatattttggtataaattatgtattcaattcatttgaaattataattttactaaaactattacgtataaatgtataacatagtgAGACTTCAGAgtctcatatatattatacaatataatgtggtGTAATGGGTATAATTGTGGTGCACCGTggcaaatataatacatagtgagttaattactatatattattgttttagagctgatctcgtattatattatatagcagagTGGCTCTAATGTTTCGTGTTGCTATAAatagtatcatataatattaggtatctgattttaaatttaattattgtgtatttcaaATTGTTCTACATTATACACATAGCTAACTTACTGTGGTTATATGATAGCGTACGTGTGTATGCTCGGTCATATGaaacttttcaatttaaaattatagtaatttaagtaCTTTTTGTTGAAGTATATGTTTTAAGTGTGATTTTTGAAGTCGTAAAATTTTATatctcaatttattttaatgtaagagAACACGATAATTTTTATACGTGAAAACATAATCGTTTGAATAAATAACAGTTCAtgctttgaattaaaaaaaaacaccatcGTCGTGCTATTAAATTGCATACACAATACCCCTTTAAGAGTACGAGTCTGCCGTAAGATGATAAAATTAGGATCAAACTTTCAAAATGCAATAACTTACGATGttcatctttattatttttttttttttaattttgtacgtATTTTATCGACCAATCAGAAGTTACCCGCTGTACGTCAGTTCTTGGTGTGAGTCATAATTTATACGTTCAAATTCATATATACAAACGAGGTTTGTACAGTATACACTGCTGCAGCGTAACGGCATGAGTATATAATGTAAAGTTGGACCTTGAAAATTCGCTAGTATTTTGTCGCTTGTGTCTGCTACaataaagtacatattttgcgttgtatttaaaattattgtacgcGTTCATACAATTTGTACGTCCATATACGCTATTTAATCCATTATATTACACGGGGTAATATGTAAAAGTTTACCAATCGTCTGACGATACGATAGAGAGAAACCCAAAAAGACACCTCCCCAAAACAAAAGATCAATATACACAGTCACAGGTGAGTCATGCGCCATATTCTCTTACCCCCTTTATGACCGTCATATGCTGCTTTTACAATATACGCgctcaaatgtataatattatttaacatttatgtttgtcgaattttcaaaaacgtctaaaacattttttgattttgttttaatagatgttaTCACCTATAAAACGTAAAattctatacttattttattgaatcataaaataatacataaattaggttatttttaaaaccaattttaatttgttttaaatattatttttcatattcattttaaactgtttattttttttttttttttgaacatttaaagtCATTCGACATTTAATCATTTACTAAAATTCAAATTCTTTAacttctttaataaaataacggaACCTAATAacagacaattattattaagcatCATACCCACCTAccagttgtattatattatgtaataattaatgtattcattgatattgaattattgataattattatacataataaattcataactttATCTATGTCTATTGTCTAGtaatttgttgatatttattttcataatcttttctttcttttttttttttttttaataaaactacaatATCATACTAacctaaaatgttattaaaatatctactaaaaataaatgttcataaaaaacaaattatttgaaataatttgcgtggtaagcaaaaaaataatacctcgTTTGTGTTCGAATTGTAGCAGGATATTAATAGTACTTATTGGAAatgataatcaaaataaattgtttagcgAATAGAACAAATTCATTACTCGTGTATAATGTTGTGGTCTCGCATCGTCATTTATACGAACTGTTGACCTTTTGTTTATACATTCGATAAGAATTAAGAACGAAAAAACTGTATATATAGTCATAAATCTTGAATTAATGTTACCACCGTATCtaaatgtacctatacgatTTACTTCTATTTCATAACGGCCGATGACATCATTTACGGCaccttacctatattaataaaaaaaaaataagataaacacTACCTACTTAAATTCGAAACAAACGAGCAGGGACGTTGAACACGAGTACTTGAAcgacgatatattatatcataaatcgagtaatggtaataataataataataatacattttctgtgTTATACAGTCAGCCGACAACCATCATCGTCACGAAAAATATTCGAATATTCGATACTATACGGAGGGAAATTAGGTACAGCATCGCGTATTACGTATATAGCACGAATTAAACAACATTGTGAAACGGCCGACTTCACCCGGTACTTCGgcggtataaaaataataatgcattagcATGAGACATAGTCTCGTGACTCGCGATTGAACACGATAAAAAGTCTATAAAttattcgtcgtcgtcgtcgctttGCAGGCTTACTGCacacatcaaaataataatattttaagtccggtttttctttttttgaaaatatactttTCCAGtccgtttaaataaaaaattatccgCGTTTTGCAGCAACAATGTTCAACAATTAATGTTCCCGAATGATTTCATATTTTCGACTAATcgtcgaatattatattacaatataacattatgattattatgttatgcGATAAGCACATAACTCGTCCTGTATAATACGAACCACAGTGCggatacggtttttttttttttcgaacaaTTTTCATTCGGCAAAACCTCCCGCTCGACTGCTACgtgctacataataataataataataatcataatatttatttttatacattagcatattattattattattattattatcattattatacaatgcacCACACTATTGCACGGCGGCCCGTGAGCAAGGTTGCAGTCGGACCGTCCCCCCGCTCGCAACCCCTCCCACCCCCCATCCGACCCGCTCTGTGTGCGCGTGTGCACGtaaagttgtattataatagtgccACCGCAGCGGTTTCGTAAGGTCGATTCGGGccgcgtgtgcgtgtgcgttTGCGTGAGCGTGTCCGTGTGCGAGAGTGTGTGTATAGGCATGTGATCGCATGACTCATCGTAgagaccgccgccgccgccgtacgCCTCGCTCTGCCGCATCGTCACGACGCACAActatcgccgccgccgccgccgccggtgaCCGCGTAGTATTGATATCGATGTTTGTCGCACCTGTCCGCCGTCGGTCGACCGTGGACGAAATACCTTTCGGGTCGCCGGCACACGACGAACGAGAATGGACGGGGAGGAGGGGGACCCGGGCAAAAAGGGTAAATAGCGTCGTATACACGACGTACCAATCATCCCCTTCACCTTTTATCCGACGACGATCCACCACCAAGACGCCAACCCCCGTCGAAGACGACCGCCCCGTGTGGCGGGGTTGATCGTGGTGCCTGGCCGAGTGCGTGCGCGCTCGATGTTTGCCGCGACGATATCGCCGCCGCATTACTGTTTCCGCGtcgttataatgatattaaatcgCGTACGACGCGAAATCGACGTCGACGCCAAGCGTGACTGTAACATCGATTGATGGCGAGCGCGCCCGCGCCGTCGTGCTCTCGGCGAGTTTTTTTACACCGCCGCCACACTACTACCACTACTACCACTACTACACCaccactactactactactactactacaacactactattactatactactactactaccaccaccgccgccgccgccgagacCACGACTAATACCGATACACGGACACTGTACGAAACTCGTGCGCGCCATCCACACACGGGTTCGTCGCGTAAGGTCCGCCGCGCACCGCAACGTAcatgatattgtatattacgatgttacaaattttaaaaggtttttgaatttttatcacCGGCCCTCGGCTGTGACCCACGCACAATATTATATCTAGTGAGTTTTGGTGTGTAAACATCGCGCAAACACCGTAAACAGTTTGTCGTTTTCGTAAGTCTTCGCTGTCGGTTTTATACGCGATTCGATATCAAAATCATTTATCTATCGGCCAGCGCACACGACGAGACATGATGGGTGCCGTCGACCGCTGCCGGGAATATTCCTATGGAAACTGATCGAATTCCCACTGACCGGATGACTGGGGTAAGTGCGTTGAGCGTGTGTGCCCATATCACTACGTATGCCTACgagtgcgtgcgtgtgtgtgtgtgtgtgtgcgtgtgtgcgtgcgtgtacGAGTGTGTAATCGTAGGTACCTGCATTAGCGTGaggatatgtttttttttcgaaacgGTTTTCGGTCAGTCGACTTTCACCGCGAAATCTCCCGacgtcgttataataatataataataatatagtgttatacGCTGCCGTCGTACAGGTACCTACTGCAGGTGTCGTCCGTTcgcttaaatatttcattagattttTACGCAATCGCACGCCATGCGATGACATTCGACGTACGTATAGAAATTCTTTAGGACGACACGAGAAAAAAATCGTATGCCTCCTCCTCAGATTCTTCGTTTTGTACCTGCGTACACCtgcactacctatatatttattattatataggtacggcCGTCGATCGACGTAAACCTCACGTTTCTGCGTTATTGCAACAACCGATGCAACACGCTCGATCTCTTCGGCTGTGACGACTGACCAAATAATAACGCTCGACCTGTGAATATAATACACTTATCTTTGCCTTCGAGAATTTtcaaactgtttttatttttatactcttaCACATATATGTTAAGTTCATGCAGTAACCGTTGGCaacatttcaaaattttcacGTGACCCGtgcaattttaaacaaatttgcatatttttcattatttttgtttaattgcgACTCGAACAAAACTGATATCGTCCGGTGCATCAGGTTTCTTaagtatcttatttttttattattgtttatcggATGATTTTTTACTTCACTCAacacgttataatttatattaataaggtGACTCATACATTTCTAGTGTAGGTGTTTCGTTTGAAGGAGTTTTGAAATGGTCGTTTATATAACACGCAGCATTATAACTCTGAATCAATACATACCAAAATGTTCAACATTTGCAATATCAGcagcaaaattaataattattatgatattatagttttgcagatcattttgaaaattagaacccgataaatattaataaaatataatataatcataaatacattatactgtttaatatatgtatacattgaaTTATCAGTATTAATAAGCTAATTGCTAATCAGTAATTGCATTTATcgctattaattatttgtttatatagtttaattattatttttacattatataaagtatatagtaGATATGACCGATGAGTAAAAgattattttcatgtttttaacaataaaatatcatttttacttgcgtagaaattaaaaatattaataataatttaaaacgaaattcttgtgttacaattaaattatgatcTTTGATGGTGAGTATTGTTTGTGGAATGGGAGTTAAAATCAGAAGGGATAGTAGTGTGCAAAGctaaatatatagacatatagtagaATATTAAGTTAACAATAAGGCATAAGGCTAATatctcaaaaaattaaaatattgccaataatttattgatttatacatgaaaataacattattatataatatattacataacataaGATTTAACAAGAAATTAAGTGGTTAAATCATTGCTAGTTTTCCTTCGatcttttaatttgtattccaACTCTGTAAGAAACTGTTGATAATTTAGGTTTTCttgcaaattattaaaataatcgtataaaaaatTGGAGTATGGTATCTAATGACGGAACCAataggtttattttaatttagtgtaaaaatactgttttaaagttttaaagtataaaatgtatttgacgATTAATccatttattaatactttttgtttaaaaaaaataaaatattaataagcagATAAAAagttgagaattgtgtgttatctcgaaaaagtacataatatgtataatttattatggtgtcatttatataattacctatatcaccaaatttaagttatattagttGCTCCCTCCAATCATTCAAGTACAAGTACTTATACCACACTTACtcttatttatgtatagaaataaaatattttctgtttcaAAGATAGTAAGTTCATCGCTTCACCGGTCGTTATCATCTGAAAcgtaattaacattatttcgtCTTACTTTtgtaagtatgtatattttacaaaaaaaaaaaaaaaaattacaaccgcgttacaataaataaaaataaaaataaaaatacacaagtaATCTAAACACGTTTCTACTAACAGTCTTACtcttaaatcaaaaatacaaatatctttaattcaaaatgaattattaaaatgcttATTAATTAACCAtagttttttctgaaaatacgataattttcaattttacaaatcaataaatcatttatataaatataatattttttttctgtcgtCTAACCACGATTCTTaacagttaatattaaaattattaattataagtgtctaatttaatgtaatagtttatatcatttatatgtatatatttattattttatttatttatatatataatattaagaataaacgtttatatttttaaaacatacaaatCACTGCTCTcatattcatcaaaaatattctATCAACATAGTTAATTGATTGcaagtttataattttggaaaattattatttttttgcatatatttGTGCATTTACACCAATATTtattaggaaaatataaaacaaagtcGGTTATTGTGAGCTATCCCATTAACgcatcaattaattaatttttattatacataattgttgaataattattattatttaaaattaatttttatagatgttatttgaaatttaagtaatattgatttttaatgccacagtttaaaacatttaaactgaCAGTACATGTTATAtggttattttattctaatttatgcCTTGTAGTTGacgtaattacaatttataattttctatcatgtaaatatataagcatCGTAAATATACATGGgtacacatatttaatatattcaatttgaatgatttcttcaaaataatatatatttgtggtattattataatcgccTGTGTGAGTAAATAGATACAAACATTTTACAAgcgtatagttattttttaatattacgtttAAGGCTTATTATACTACTCAGTAAACTATAGTATTTATGTGAATTGTTGTGAATCAGTTTGCAGTTTGAAAGCTCACCAACAACGTTGCTCCATGTCGGCCGTTTGTTACGAGGGTGGAGTCGGCGGTAGATCCCGAGCTGGGCTTAGGCTCAGCCTGAACAGGAGTATCAGTGAGCCGGGCCCAGCAACACCAATTACTGTTTCTACACCAACAACCTCAAAACGATTTCGATTGGAATCGATACCTAGTCTACCCGTTAGTTTACCTGCTAGCCCCAATTCTGACGGTACAAATTTAAGCAGTGCTCTAATACTCAACAAGGTATGTATATTCAAGTattgcatacatttatattgtatatagtaatcgtgtaggtataatataaacctattatattatattttatcaagtatttaTTCTTGCCGACCAATCGCTGATCTATATCCACAGCTATAAACTGACTCACCGAGGAATGACTTAATAtgccatatttataaatattataaaacttgataCCTCTAGGCACCtagctatatcataatataacgttttattatGTTATCTCTGTATAATAATGTCAAAAGGTTGAATATATCTAGTCGGGTTAGATTTGCTTTCTGCTGCAATGTTATACCTCAGCAAAATGGCACGtcattcgttttttatttactattacattttgtattattataattatttattatcgttattatcgtTGCTTGTATCAgagataattattgtattattataatataggtaaaacgAATGAGCAGTGATTATTTTAGACAAAAACTGGAACTTTTTGGTCCGGCGGTCTTGGCCATTGACTGTCGGTCTTTCGTGTGCTACAACGTCAGCCATGTCAGGGGTGCTGTGAACGTGAACGTTGCTGATCGGATTAACAGACGGAGATTGCAAACAGGAAAAGCAACTTTGGTAGAGTTGGCGTCTTCCAGGGATGCCAAAGACGCTCTAAGGAGGCGTGGGTACAGAGAAATTGTGGTGTATGATGACTCGACTACAGACTTAGACAGAGTGCCCCATAATCATCCTCTGATGCTAATCCTTGCTTCATTAGTGGATGATGAAAGAGAACCGTCGTTTCTTATCGGTAAGTCATTAAACTGTAAAGCATAGTTACAAGACTTTGAGTCTCGAGGACTtagactatatagtatattacatatttattttgaataattttaaattgcatgCACCTgtgtgtatacactatacattgtAATTCAAACCCCACCTGTAAGAGTAAAGATTTTATAcacttgttatttttatattataaactattcgtGAAATTATCTGTTTCAATATACTAAACCgacacattaaataaatacaagagccgtaggtaggtagtataaaatatgaagagcaaataaatatatttaaaatcaactcTTGACAAGTGGCAATAATAGTCACATTAAATTAAGCTATcttgacttattattaattataagttaatattgtattaatatttatacttatcaaaaaaaaaaaaaaaaaaaaattgtatgagtaTAACATAAGATATCGTTGTGAGGATATCAGcgcactgtttgttttctcttACTGGCCCACGTGCAACATGGACAAAAAGCGTTCAcgcaaaataattttgtttacatttttaaataatcttaaaattaaattaaccattacaaaaattaaaaagaataacatttttaagggaaacatagtttatataaatattgtcgtctcaaaacaatttaaatttactaaaaaaaaacttaaaaatattatcctctATCATTTTTTTTGATAAGTGATTTAACTCTAATATTACTTATCATAGATTacttatcattaaaaatgattttatgtaaATGCGTTTTATCTATGTTGCCCGTGAGTcttatattttgctttaaacaaatgattttaatctactacctaaattaaaaaaaaattgtctagtaaaatattcaaacatttacatttttacaacgttttcatttttatttaaatggttttctgagtacatactacatttatatgattattatgattaattgtcattattgtcaatatgtgtatagtatttggatataatagatatatgcatatatacgtgtatatgtattatgttaatttgataattattattgtaactattttataccatcattaaaaaaatatatattaactaggTTAGTACTTTagggttattaatttatagtaatgatCTTAGAttgttagataaaatattattaaaaaattatacatatacaatggGATTCTTTTAACAACTAATACTCATAATCTCAAAATTAtcaatgtttttcaaaatactacttgtatttttaaataatttgaatgaataCTCGAAAacaatagttcttaaaaatataagacatttttacaacataaattaccataaaatagtataaattcactttgaaaaaataatcaattataagtatttaacattTAGACGAGCAGAGTAGTAGACCATTTTGTGGAGTATCTGTATGCCACTTACCAGTCCATTCGgctcatataaaatttaaaaacataatctaGGGTCAggattt is a genomic window of Rhopalosiphum padi isolate XX-2018 chromosome 4, ASM2088224v1, whole genome shotgun sequence containing:
- the LOC132928605 gene encoding dual specificity protein phosphatase 10 isoform X3; this encodes MMGIAVPRLNVRSPSRKRSMPTTNGTHDRFCSLKAHQQRCSMSAVCYEGGVGGRSRAGLRLSLNRSISEPGPATPITVSTPTTSKRFRLESIPSLPVSLPASPNSDGTNLSSALILNKVKRMSSDYFRQKLELFGPAVLAIDCRSFVCYNVSHVRGAVNVNVADRINRRRLQTGKATLVELASSRDAKDALRRRGYREIVVYDDSTTDLDRVPHNHPLMLILASLVDDEREPSFLIGGHKEFHSRHKDMCENSLLPAPLSASCPPDVDRESMDTHPLTKVLPFLYLGNSKDADDRDGMTAIGVTRVLNVTTSQQSPSPTMDHRASGVVYKRLSVLDNGHANLKQYFEEAFEFIEGARKSGGSVLIHCQAGISRSPTIAIAYVMRHRNTSMVDAYKMVKAARPIISPNLNFMGQLLELEQSLQQYEQQHQQQQQQQQQQQQQQPRCGQSWVTAQSAADELSPGCST